A single Corallococcus exiguus DNA region contains:
- a CDS encoding RNA polymerase sigma factor, which produces MYEQLTDEELFAEVTRRRATGEAIGTPLGALCARWARPARYVIGRIQGSYGRGSPADADELFQDAVGKFLDRGLDQFRGVSEQMPGRSASPKTFFLRIVKHVAIDFYRRHREELAPAPVSPDDVMEETPSEVARAVEGARRREERAEAQELYWAAYARLQQEHPKEASAWELYHHEDVEDHEECARRLNISVVNSYKRVSRAQAYLRLYLLELQRDGLPEEPS; this is translated from the coding sequence GTGTACGAGCAGCTCACGGATGAGGAATTGTTCGCGGAGGTGACCCGGCGGCGCGCCACAGGCGAGGCCATCGGGACTCCATTGGGGGCCTTGTGCGCGCGGTGGGCGCGCCCGGCCCGTTACGTCATTGGCCGGATTCAGGGCAGCTACGGACGCGGTTCGCCGGCGGACGCCGACGAGCTCTTCCAGGACGCGGTGGGGAAGTTCCTCGACCGGGGCCTGGATCAGTTCCGGGGCGTGTCCGAGCAGATGCCGGGCAGGAGCGCGTCTCCCAAGACGTTCTTCCTGCGCATCGTCAAGCACGTTGCCATCGACTTCTACCGGCGGCACCGGGAGGAGCTGGCGCCCGCGCCGGTGTCGCCCGACGACGTCATGGAAGAGACCCCGTCCGAGGTGGCCCGGGCGGTGGAGGGCGCACGGCGTCGCGAAGAGCGCGCCGAGGCGCAGGAGCTGTATTGGGCCGCCTACGCCAGGCTCCAGCAGGAGCATCCAAAGGAGGCTTCCGCATGGGAGCTCTATCACCACGAGGACGTGGAGGATCACGAGGAATGCGCACGTCGTTTGAACATCAGCGTGGTGAACTCGTACAAGCGCGTCAGCCGCGCCCAGGCATACCTGCGTTTGTACCTGCTGGAGTTGCAGCGGGACGGACTGCCGGAGGAGCCGTCGTGA
- a CDS encoding anti-sigma factor family protein codes for MKGDALSRYQARYARLGAGPLSVGELLEVVGDVLRRSDRLGTDGVEEALKGLGRPEVEAWLAQQKPQALQPLLLRAAEESMEVALGEEGEEAELWRASALEGLAARDRAASAARALVTWEMLKGPLDGDASAARERFLGALGHLDSSLRSRARWFIPLNTERRAERDLLDPVERPGAWWFSARASCDDLVASWTGRPMKDPEHLKDCASCRADRADTAVVDTPPRRHLTDDELWRLDSGEMSREERERVEAHTAGCGECAQAVLALEEGDAAIDEALELDEEGAQVPRAARDSRADMARRPSAARLPEHREVLEERRDFRVVLVRERQRVRLLVQPLGTRAVTAAVFLSPGRPSLKPTQGPEGLSFDLSTAAATGAHAAHLTVQAGQETLERDFAF; via the coding sequence ATGAAGGGCGACGCGCTGTCCCGCTACCAGGCCCGGTACGCGCGCCTGGGCGCGGGCCCCCTCTCGGTGGGTGAGCTGTTGGAGGTGGTGGGGGATGTGCTGCGCCGCTCGGACCGGCTCGGCACCGACGGGGTGGAAGAGGCCTTGAAGGGCCTGGGCCGCCCCGAAGTGGAAGCCTGGCTTGCCCAGCAGAAACCGCAGGCGCTCCAGCCGTTGCTCCTGCGTGCCGCCGAGGAGTCGATGGAGGTGGCGCTGGGCGAGGAGGGTGAAGAAGCGGAGCTGTGGCGCGCGTCCGCGCTGGAAGGACTGGCCGCCCGGGACCGGGCCGCCTCCGCCGCCCGCGCGCTCGTCACCTGGGAGATGTTGAAGGGCCCGCTGGACGGGGACGCGAGCGCCGCTCGTGAGCGCTTTCTCGGGGCGCTGGGCCACCTGGACTCCTCGCTGCGCTCCCGGGCGCGCTGGTTCATCCCGCTCAACACCGAGCGCCGCGCCGAGCGCGACCTGCTGGACCCCGTGGAGCGCCCCGGCGCCTGGTGGTTCTCCGCGAGGGCCAGCTGTGATGACCTGGTGGCGTCCTGGACGGGCCGCCCCATGAAGGACCCGGAGCACCTGAAGGACTGCGCCAGCTGTCGCGCGGACCGGGCGGACACGGCGGTGGTGGACACGCCCCCGCGCCGCCACCTCACGGATGACGAGCTGTGGCGGCTGGACTCCGGCGAGATGAGCCGCGAGGAGCGCGAGCGCGTGGAGGCCCACACGGCCGGCTGCGGTGAGTGCGCCCAGGCCGTGCTGGCGCTGGAAGAGGGCGACGCCGCCATCGACGAGGCGCTGGAATTGGACGAGGAAGGCGCGCAGGTTCCGCGCGCGGCGCGCGACTCCCGCGCGGACATGGCCCGGCGCCCCAGCGCGGCCCGCCTGCCGGAGCACCGCGAGGTGCTGGAGGAGCGGCGCGACTTCCGCGTGGTGCTGGTTCGCGAGCGTCAGCGGGTGCGGCTTCTGGTGCAGCCCCTGGGCACGCGCGCCGTGACGGCCGCCGTGTTCCTGTCGCCCGGGCGTCCGTCGCTCAAGCCGACGCAGGGACCGGAGGGGCTGTCCTTCGACCTGTCCACGGCGGCGGCCACCGGCGCGCACGCGGCCCACCTCACGGTGCAGGCCGGGCAGGAGACGCTGGAGCGCGACTTCGCGTTCTGA